The DNA window GCGCCGACCTCTCGAACGGCGATTCGACGCTGTCGTTCGAGACGTACTACGACATCGAGGAGAACTGGGATTACGGCTTCGTGCAAGTCTCGACCGATGGCGGCGAGACGTGGGAGAGCCTCGAATCGAACCGCACCGACGACTCGCCGAACCCGGACGCGCATCCGACCATCAAGGAGAACGCGCCGGGATACACCGGCACCACCGGCGGCGAGTGGGTCGAACAGTCGTTCGACCTCTCCGAGTACGAAGGCGAGGGCGAGGTTCTCATCGCGTTCCGCTACGCGACGGACTGGGCGACCACCCAACCCGGAATGTACGTCCGTAACGTCGAGGTCGGCGGCGAGAGCGTCCCGACCGACGCGACGGATTCGTTCATGAGCCTCCGCGAAGCGACCGGCGATAAAATCGAGTACCAGTTCACCTTCATCGGCATCAAGGAGAACGGCAAAGCGAAGGTCAAACAGCTCGATATGCGGACCTTCTCGGACGACGAGGAGCAGGAACTCCATCACTTCCTCCGCAACGGCAACTTCGAGAAAGTCATCGCCGCATCGACGTGGGCGGCCCACCCCGGCGAAGGGGGCCGCGTCCCGGTCAGCGTCGAATTCGAATACGCCCGTGACGGGCACGGCGGCCACGGTCATCACGGCGGACATCACGGCGGCCACGGACACCACGGCGGCCACGACGGTCACGGACACCACGGTGATGACGACCACGATGGACACGGTGGGCATCACGGCGGTCACGGACACCGCGGCGGCCACCACGCCTACAACTGGTAGAACCACACACGTCGCTCACCACTTTTTTCGGATAGATAGAACGGAGACGGCGAAAAACCGAACCGCTGGTTGGCTTCGAAACGGAACGTCCGTCGTCAGTCGTCGGCGGAGACGGGCGCGTTCCGAACGTCGATTTCTCCCGAATCCAACTCGGCTTCCACTTCGCGCGCCGCCTGCACCATGTTCGCCATCTTGCCGTAGGCCACCTCGCGCGGGAGGAGTTTCAGGCCGCAGTCGGGGCTGACGGTGAGCTGTTCGGGGGGAACGATTTCGAGTCCCTTCTTGATGTTCTCCTTGATTTCCTCGACGCTCTCGACTTCGGCGGTGTGGGCGTCGGTGACGCCGAGCGCGAGGTTCGCGGTGAACTCGGGGTCGCGGAACACGTCGAGTTGCTCGTAGTCGCCGTTGGCGAGTTCGAGGTCGAACTCGTCCACCGGGTAGTCCAGCATCTCGGGGTAGATACGCGAGTAGTCACCGTAGCAGACGTGCAGGCCGAGATAGACGTCCTCCGGAACGGCGTCGGACTCGTCCGACTGGCCTCCGTTCGCTCCGCTCACGGAGATTCCGTCCGCGATGCGCTCCAGACACTCGCCGACGATGGCGTGGTCGTCCGGCGTCGTCGCCAGCGCCGGTTCGTCGATTTGGATGTAGCGCGCACCCGACTCGACCAGTTTCTTTATCTCCTCGTTCACCAAGTCGGCGAGGTCGTAGGCCAGCGACTCCTCGTCGTCGTAGGCCTCGTTGAAACTCCAACTCGCCAGCGTGTACGGGCCGGTGATGGGGACTTTGACGGGACGGTCCGCCACCTCGCTGGTGAACTCGTACTCGTCCACGAGCCACGTCTCGTCGTACTCGACGTCCGTGACGACGCTCGGCTTGTCGAAGTAGTTGTGACCCCACACCTTCACCGGGCCGTTGAACTCGTAGCCCGAGATGCGGTGGGCGAAGTACTCGACCATCTCGTTGCGCCGCATCTCGCCGTCCACCACGACGTCCAATCCGGCGCGCTCGTGCTCCTTCGTGATGAGACGCGAGGCGTCGTTCTGTGCCTCCTCCCACGCGTCCTCGTCGAAGTCGGCGTCCGGGTCCTCGTAGAGTTCGCGCGAGCGGTCCACCCACTTCGGCTTGGGGTAGCTTCCGACGATGGTCGTCAGGATGAAGTGGTCGTTGTCGTGGTCCTCCGGACGGAACTGGTTTCGAGCATCGTCTGGCGACTCGCGGGTCGTTCCTCCCCGCTCGTTTTTCGAGTCGCGTGGCGACCCGCCACTCATATTTCCACCTCCTCCAACCGCGCGGCTTCGCCGAGCACGGCCGCCTTCTCCTCGAACTTGCTGTACGGCAGGTAGAACGGTTCCGTGTTCGTCGTGAGATACTCCGTCTCGAACTCGTTGACCGGCGTGTTCTCCTCGAACCAGTCAACACGTTCGGCGACGGTTTCCGCCGATTCGACCAGCGTGTTCTGTCCATCGACCAGACCGAGGGATACGGAGTCCGTCGTCCCGAACTCGTTGATGTTGGAGAGACACCCCTCGTGGTCGGTCACGAGGTCGTAGCCGAGGGCGTCGATGTCGGCGTCGAGCACGTGCGCGTGAACCTTCTCGGTGAGCGAGCCGAAGTAAGGCTGTACCACCACGTCCGCGTCCGTCGCGTTCGCAACAGCGTCGATGGCCTCGCTCGCCCGGGCGTCCTCGCCGTCTTCCGGCGGGCTAACCACGAGGGAGGGTTCGAGGAGGAACAGCGTTTCGACGGACGGGAAGGCTTCGACTTCGCCCGCGAGGAACTCCGCGACGGCGGCGAGGAACTCCTCGTCGTCGCCGTAGTATTCGTCCGTTGCGAGGTCGGCGAGGGAGTAGGGACCGGGGAGAACGGCCTGCACGTCGTCGGCGAGTTCCGCGGCGGATTCCAGTTCCGCGGCCACGTCGCCGTCGAAGTCGAGTTCGTCCACGACCACCGGATCGCGATAGAAGTTGTTGTTGTCGTAGTACCGCACGATGCCCCCCGTTTCGACGGAATCGTGAACCGTGAGGGGATGCGCGAGCATGTCGTCCCAGCGGAGCTGTCCCTCGACGATTCGGTCGAGTCCGGCGTCCTGCTGGACCGCGACGACTTCCGAACGAGCGTCGTCGTACACCGCGGTCACCTCCGGCCCCTCGTCGCCGGAGATGAGGTCGTGTTTCTGGTGACCCTTCAGGTCCGAGAGGTCGTCCTTCGCCCAATCCGGGAGCGGGAACAACCCCGTCGTCGTGGCGATTCGCTCAGTCATGTACGGGGGGCTAAGATATGCCGGTGTTTAATATTTTCCGTTCGGGAAAATAACCGTGGATAATTATCTGACGAGTTTCAGAATCGTCAGCGTCTCGAACGGGAACGACTCGTCGCGGAGCGCAACGGCGCTAAATCCGTTCTCACCCGCCCGCGAGACGACCTCCTCCACGCCCGAGAGACTGCTGACGAGGAGGAACACACGTCCACCCGGTGCGAGCACCCGCCCGACCGCATCGAGGAACGGGTCGATGACTTCCCGACCCGACTCGCCGCCGGAGAGGGCGCGTTCCATCCAGTCGTCGCGCTCCTCGTCGGGGTCGGTCGGCAGATACGGCGGGTTGAACAGCACCGCGTCGAACGCCCCGTCGCGGAACGGCGACACCAAATCCGCCCGGACCGCCTCGACGCCGCGCTCGCGTGCGTTCGCGCAGGCGTGTGGATTCACGTCCGCTCCCACGACGCGGGCACCCGTCTCCTCGGCCACGTACTCCGAGACGTAGCCCGACCCCGTGCCGACTTCGAGGACCAACTCGTCTCCCGCTATCTCCTCGGCCGCCACTTCGGCGAGGAGGTGTGAGTCCTCCGCCGGTTGGTACACCTTCGTCTCCGTTCCGCGTCGTTCCGCGAGGTCTGTCATCGTTCGTCGCCTCCGTCGTCGGATTCCGGGCCGCCGTCGTTCACATGTCCGTCGGTCGGGCCATCATCAGTCGTTCCGCCGTCGGTCGCTCCGCCGTCCGCGGTCGCACCGAATTCACGCGCCCGTTCCCGTTCCTCCGCGACCCGAAACCCGCCCGTCTCCTCGCGGCCGGAGAGTTCGCGCTGCGGGAAGGGTATCTTGATTCCCTCGCGGTCGAACGCCTCCTTCACCGCGTTGATGACCGTCGTCTTCGCCCGCCACTTCCGTCGGGCGCTGGGCTTGTCTATCCAGAAGCGAAGCCCGAGCACGACGGCCGAATCGCCGAGTTCCTTCGTCACGACTTGCGGCGACGGCACGGCCAGCACGTCGTCCGGTTCGCGCATCACCTCCTTCGCCACGGCCGCGGCCCGCTCGACGTCCGCCTCGTAATCGACGCCGACGTCCACCTCCAACCGCAACCGCCCCTTCCGACTCCGGTTGATGATGGTACTCCCGCCGACGATATCGTTCGGAATCATCACGTACTCGCCGTCGAACGTCTGAATCCGCGTGTTGACGATGGAGATGTCCGTCACGATTCCCTCCTCCTCTTCGATTATCACCCAATCGCCGATTTCGAACGGCCGGGCGAACATCAGCATGAACCCGGCCAACAGTGACCCGAGGGTCTGCCGGGCGGCCATACCGACCACGATTCCGAGGAATCCCGCACCGACGAGGAGGCCGGTGATATCCACTTCCCAAACACCGAGGACGGCGGTTAACCCGACGACGTACACGCAGACCTGCGCGACGCGGACCATCACTTGTGTTTGGTGTTTCGAGAACGCGTCGCGCCCCCTGATTACCCGCTGAATCCCCTGCCGGATGAACCCGGCGACGACGTAGGAGGTTGCGAGCAACGCAGCTGACGACCCGACTTGGAACGCCGTCGC is part of the Haladaptatus paucihalophilus DX253 genome and encodes:
- a CDS encoding methionine synthase, producing the protein MSGGSPRDSKNERGGTTRESPDDARNQFRPEDHDNDHFILTTIVGSYPKPKWVDRSRELYEDPDADFDEDAWEEAQNDASRLITKEHERAGLDVVVDGEMRRNEMVEYFAHRISGYEFNGPVKVWGHNYFDKPSVVTDVEYDETWLVDEYEFTSEVADRPVKVPITGPYTLASWSFNEAYDDEESLAYDLADLVNEEIKKLVESGARYIQIDEPALATTPDDHAIVGECLERIADGISVSGANGGQSDESDAVPEDVYLGLHVCYGDYSRIYPEMLDYPVDEFDLELANGDYEQLDVFRDPEFTANLALGVTDAHTAEVESVEEIKENIKKGLEIVPPEQLTVSPDCGLKLLPREVAYGKMANMVQAAREVEAELDSGEIDVRNAPVSADD
- a CDS encoding HemK2/MTQ2 family protein methyltransferase, whose protein sequence is MTDLAERRGTETKVYQPAEDSHLLAEVAAEEIAGDELVLEVGTGSGYVSEYVAEETGARVVGADVNPHACANARERGVEAVRADLVSPFRDGAFDAVLFNPPYLPTDPDEERDDWMERALSGGESGREVIDPFLDAVGRVLAPGGRVFLLVSSLSGVEEVVSRAGENGFSAVALRDESFPFETLTILKLVR
- a CDS encoding mechanosensitive ion channel family protein, yielding MEGLPLAQTERLFRQVGRQSWFDMRIFTSAFVILALIAFFAVAWYARPRLQERVPNSLANVIVVGFVCVFLLLAFTTLAFTWKIINTELIMQADFGVEMATAFQVGSSAALLATSYVVAGFIRQGIQRVIRGRDAFSKHQTQVMVRVAQVCVYVVGLTAVLGVWEVDITGLLVGAGFLGIVVGMAARQTLGSLLAGFMLMFARPFEIGDWVIIEEEEGIVTDISIVNTRIQTFDGEYVMIPNDIVGGSTIINRSRKGRLRLEVDVGVDYEADVERAAAVAKEVMREPDDVLAVPSPQVVTKELGDSAVVLGLRFWIDKPSARRKWRAKTTVINAVKEAFDREGIKIPFPQRELSGREETGGFRVAEERERAREFGATADGGATDGGTTDDGPTDGHVNDGGPESDDGGDER